AAAGGGGCCAGGCCGAGGTTGGCCAGAATTTTCAGATCTGCAGCTTTATGCGGGCCGGTGACGCCGAAGTTGAAAAAAAACTTGGCGATTTTATCCTTGGTTTCTTTGGGCAGGTCTTTGCGCCACACCAGCGGGTCGCCGGGGATCAGGGGCGAAGTCCAGATGATCTTGATAAGTCCGGCCTTTTCAGGGTGGGTGGTGCGCAGACGTTCAAGGCTTTCGCTGTTATTGGTTGCCAGATCCACTTGCTTGTTGGCCACGGCCAGGGCGTTGGTTTCATGATTGGCATTCAGGGTACGCTTGAAGGCCGTTTTAGGTTCTATGTTGTTTTTGGCGAACACGTAGTAGCCGGGAATGACAAAACCAGAGGTGGAATTGGGGTCGCCGTTGCTGAACGTGATGTTCTTGGCGTTTTTCAGGATGTCATCCACGGAATTGTAAGGAGAATCTTTGTTCACGATCAAATGTGAATAGTAACCGCCGATGCCCGCCTGATCCATCGTTTGGGCGAAAATTTCGCCGTCGGCGCGGTCTACGGCTTCAATGGCCGATTTGTTGCCGTACCATGCCAGTTGCACCTTGCCATACTGCATGCCGGTAACAATGCCCGCATAATCAGGGGCAAAAAAAGCTCGCACCTTGAACCCAGTTTCCTGCTCCATACGTTTCAGGAAGGGCTCCCAGAGCGTGCGCAGATTTTGGGAAGATTCGGTGCTGATGATGCCGAAGTTCAGCACGTTCGGTTCAGCGGCCCGGGCCGATAGCGCGGGCAGGCCTGCAGCGGCCAAAACGAGGGCAAGGGTAAGCAGTCGCAACAGTTTCATGCTATAATCTCCTTAATTACACTTTGGTTATGCGGCATTGCAGGCTTGGCGCAGAGAAAGACGCGGCTCAAGGGCCGGCTCTTCATCCCCGCCAGTGGCGCGTGCGAATAACTCTTCGCTGGAGGCGCCGTAAATTTCACGCAAAAAGGCCGGGGTAAGCCTATCGGAAGGCCCGTCATACACGATGCAGCCCTCTTTGAGGGCCACGGTGCGTCGGCAGTAGCGAATGGCAAAGTCCACCTGGTGCAGGGTTACCACCACAGTGATGCCGTCCTGCTGGTTTACCTCGGCCAATAGCTCCATAACTTTTCGGGATGACTCAGGATCAAGAGAAGCAATGGGTTCGTCGGCCAGCAGCACCCTGGCTTTCTGCACCATGGCGCGGGCAATGGCCGCCCGCTGCTGCTGCCCGCCCGAAAGCGTTGAGGCGCGTTGAAAGGCCTTTTCTGCAATGCCCACGCGGCCAAGGGCCGTGAGAGCATCTACGCGCACCTGATGCGGGAACAGGCCCAGCAGAGAGCGCCACAGAGGTATCCTGCCCAGCGCGCCCAACATGACATTGGTGTGTACCGGCAACCGGTCCACCAAGTTGAACTGTTGAAATATCATGCCAATGTTCGTGCGCAGGTGGCGCACATGGCGGGCCAGGCGCCCTTCTCGCTGCATGACGCTGCCGAGCACATGCACACTGCCGCTGTTTTTGTCCGCCTCGGTGAGGCCCGCAATGTGGCGCAGCAGGGTGGACTTGCCGGAACCGGAAGCGCCAATAAGAGCCACCATTTCCCCTTCGGCCACCGACAGGCAGACATTGTCCAGCGCGCGACTGTTGCCGAACGTTCTGGTGAGATTTTCTATGTTGATCATGAAAGCCTCCTTACGTTGCAAAATGACGGGCATGGTTGATAATCTCCGTAAAAATGCGTCCAGCCGTTTCAAGGTCGCCGGAATTGTCTACCAGCACATGGTGGGGCAGATGCGGCAGCGGTATTGCGGCCCGGGCCAGACGTTCTTCAACCTCCTCCCTTTGCTCCCTGCCGCGCTGCTCAAGCCTGCGGCGCAAAATGTCGCGCCGCGCGGTTATTTCCACCACCAGCAGAGGGCTGATGCGACGGGCGGCTTCCGGGGCATATCCACGCGAGCCGTTGACCACAGCCACATGCCCCTGCTCCAGCAGGTCAAGCACCTGCCGGTGTATGCCGTAGCGCAGGCCGTGGCTTTCCCAATCCAGGACAAAGTCGCCGCGCTCCGCGCAGAGGGAAAATTCCTCTGCGCTCAGGCTTATGTGGTCCTCCCCCCCCGCTTCTGCGGGGCGAGTGATGTGACGGCGTACAAAGCAGATGTCCCCCTGCCCGGTGCGGTGCGTCAGGCAGCCGCGGGCAAATGCCAGCAGGCTGTCCTTGCCGACGCCGGAAGGCCCCACCACATAGACCAGCAGGCCGGGATACTGCGCCATTAGAACACCTTTTTGCCCCGCACGTAGACTTCGCGCGCTACCGGCAGATCATCGTGCAGGGCCACGCGTACAAGGTCGGCCCTGAGCCCGGGACGCAGTTCGCCCCTGTCCGTCAGGGCCACGGCCTGGGCCGGACGGCGCGTGACCATGCTCACGGCGTCGGGCAGGGAAAGCCCGGCCTCGCGCTGCAGGACAAAAGCGCCGTGCAGCAGACTCATGGGTACATAGTCGGACGAAAGTCCGCTCAGGAGCCCTTCGCGGGCCACGTCCAGAGCGCTGATGTTGCCGGAATGAGATTTGCCGCGCACCACGTTGGGCGAACCCATAAGTACCGTCATGCCGTTATTGCGTGCGTGTCGCGCGGCTTCTATGGTGGTGGGAAATTCGCTGATGACGATGCCGTGCCCCAGGGCCAGGTTCACGTCTTCCACGGTGGTGTCGTCATGGCTGGCCATGGGTACGCCGTGCGCCGTGCAGAATTCAGTGACCATGCCGGTGTGCAGCGGGGTGTATGTTCTTTGGCGCTCCTGCAGTTCGGCCACATTGCTGGCGAACTCCTCTTCCGTCCAGGAGCGTATGGTGCTGTAATAGGTGCGGTAGGCATCGGTATTGCGCCATTGCCGCTGGCCGGGCGTATGGTCCATCAGCGAGATGAGCCCCAGCCCCGGTGTGGCCGACAGGGGCTCGAACATGCTCCACAT
The sequence above is a segment of the Desulfovibrio legallii genome. Coding sequences within it:
- the phnN gene encoding phosphonate metabolism protein/1,5-bisphosphokinase (PRPP-forming) PhnN is translated as MAQYPGLLVYVVGPSGVGKDSLLAFARGCLTHRTGQGDICFVRRHITRPAEAGGEDHISLSAEEFSLCAERGDFVLDWESHGLRYGIHRQVLDLLEQGHVAVVNGSRGYAPEAARRISPLLVVEITARRDILRRRLEQRGREQREEVEERLARAAIPLPHLPHHVLVDNSGDLETAGRIFTEIINHARHFAT
- the phnD gene encoding phosphonate ABC transporter substrate-binding protein, producing the protein MKLLRLLTLALVLAAAGLPALSARAAEPNVLNFGIISTESSQNLRTLWEPFLKRMEQETGFKVRAFFAPDYAGIVTGMQYGKVQLAWYGNKSAIEAVDRADGEIFAQTMDQAGIGGYYSHLIVNKDSPYNSVDDILKNAKNITFSNGDPNSTSGFVIPGYYVFAKNNIEPKTAFKRTLNANHETNALAVANKQVDLATNNSESLERLRTTHPEKAGLIKIIWTSPLIPGDPLVWRKDLPKETKDKIAKFFFNFGVTGPHKAADLKILANLGLAPFKPANNDHSIPIRQVELFKTRVKIEGDGRLSAAEKKAQLAKVDEALATLNARAEAIKKGS
- the phnC gene encoding phosphonate ABC transporter ATP-binding protein, translating into MINIENLTRTFGNSRALDNVCLSVAEGEMVALIGASGSGKSTLLRHIAGLTEADKNSGSVHVLGSVMQREGRLARHVRHLRTNIGMIFQQFNLVDRLPVHTNVMLGALGRIPLWRSLLGLFPHQVRVDALTALGRVGIAEKAFQRASTLSGGQQQRAAIARAMVQKARVLLADEPIASLDPESSRKVMELLAEVNQQDGITVVVTLHQVDFAIRYCRRTVALKEGCIVYDGPSDRLTPAFLREIYGASSEELFARATGGDEEPALEPRLSLRQACNAA
- a CDS encoding alpha-D-ribose 1-methylphosphonate 5-triphosphate diphosphatase — encoded protein: MPREYCIANARMVTADAVIEGHLCVRDGRIHALEAGAPPISRGVAVEDWGGDYLLPGLVELHTDNLEKHLMPRPKVIWPSARAAFLAHDAQMAAAGITTVYDSVCIGETQDKGRYLMLRMAVDAFTACTSGNPADTGVRTEHRLHLRCELNDPNMWSMFEPLSATPGLGLISLMDHTPGQRQWRNTDAYRTYYSTIRSWTEEEFASNVAELQERQRTYTPLHTGMVTEFCTAHGVPMASHDDTTVEDVNLALGHGIVISEFPTTIEAARHARNNGMTVLMGSPNVVRGKSHSGNISALDVAREGLLSGLSSDYVPMSLLHGAFVLQREAGLSLPDAVSMVTRRPAQAVALTDRGELRPGLRADLVRVALHDDLPVAREVYVRGKKVF